The Lolium rigidum isolate FL_2022 chromosome 1, APGP_CSIRO_Lrig_0.1, whole genome shotgun sequence region gacgcatttctccgctttgggttctagcttgtacggttgtaacttttttacataggcttcacaaccccaaactttaaggaacgacagcttaggtttcttattaaaccataattcatacggtgtcgtttctatggattttgatggtgctctatttaaagtgaatgcggctgtctctaatgcataactccaaaatgataacggcaaatcgagtaagagacatcatagaacgaaccatatctaagagagttcgattacgacgttcggacacaccgtttcgttgtggtgttcccggcggtgtcaattgtgaaagtattctgcatttctttaaatgcatgccaaactcataactcagatattcacctccacgatcagatcgtagaaatttaatcttcttgttacgttgattttctacttcactttggaattccttaaacttctcgaaagtttcggatttatgtttcatgaaatagatatacccatatctactcggatcatctcgtgaaggttagaacataacgataaccaccgcgcgatgctacgctcattggtccgcatacatcggtatgtatgatttccaataagtcggtagctcgctccatcataccgtaaaatggagtcttagtcatttttcccattagacatgcttcgcatctatcaagtgactcaaagtcaagtgattcaagtaatccatcagtatggagtttcttcatgcgtttcactccaatatgaccaagacgacagtgccacatataagtagaattatcattcaatttaattcgcttagcatcaatgttatgtatatgtgtatcactactatcgagatctaacagaaataagccaatcttttcaggtgctcgaccataaaagatattattcataaaaatagaacaaccattattctcggacttgaatgaataaccatcttgcattaaacaagatccagatataatgttcatgctcaacgcgggtacaaaataacaattatttaggctaaaaactaatcccgaaggtagatgtagaggaagtgtgccgacagcgatcacatcgactttggatccatttccaacgcgcatcgtcacttcatctttcgagtagtcttcgtttattctttagttcccgtttcgagttacaaatatgagcaaccgaaccagtatcaaatacccagtgtactagaacgagaaccggtgagataaacatctataacatgtatatcggatataccttctttcttcttcttgacaaggcctctcttcggatccgccaaatacttggagcaattacgcttccagttgtcccttctccttgcgagtaatagcactcaagcatcgggcttagggccgttcttaggtttcataggaggcgtggcagctttcttgccacccttcttgaattttcccttagacttgccctgtttcttgaaactggtggtcttgttgaccatcaacacttggtgctctttcttgatctcaatctcgagcagcttttagcatgccaaagagttcgagtaactccttgttcatgttccgcatattgtagttcatcacaaagttcttgtaacttggtggcggtgattgaaggacacgattaatccccgatccgttaggaatcactattcccaagtcaccgagtttcttcgcatgcccggtcatggcgagcatgtgctcactaacggagctgccttcttccatcatgcagctcgaagaagtgtttcgatgcttcatagcattccacggccgcatgagtctcaaatatagctttcagctcattgaccaactcatgaggatcgtggtgctcaaaacgtttttgaagatcggcttccggatcgcacaggagggcacaccgaacttgagagtaccgagttttccgagtctcgtaaacagcttttacttcatcggtttcagcttcgcaggagggtcacctagcggtgcatcaagcacaaattgcagatttccgccagagaggaaaatcctcacatgacggaaccagtcggtgaagttgctaccgttgctcttaagcttttctttctctaggaactggttaaaattaattggggacgccatctctacaacatatatttgcaatagtttagactaagtttatgacaaattgagttcaaattttaattcaacataattaaaaatctaggtgaactcccactcaaaacaatatccctcgcattgtcttagtgatcacacgaaccaaatccaccgcacctaagtccgatcatcacgagacaaggtgtgatttcaatggcgaacactcaaagtgttcatcatatcaaccatatgattcatgctctacctttcggtatcacgtgttccgagaccatgtctgtacatgctaggctcgtcaaggtcaccttagtatccgcatgtgcaaaactgtcttgcacccgttgtgtgcacttgttgattctatcacacccgatcatcacgagatgcttcgaaacgacaagtcttggcaacggtgctactaaggatgaacactttattatcttgagattttagtgagggatcatcttataatgctaccgtcgcgatctaagcaaaataagatgcataaaaggattaacatcacatgcagttcatatgtgatatgatatggcccttttgtctttgcgcctttgatcttcatctccaaagtacggacatgatctccatcatcttcgggcatgatctccatcatcgtcggcgtagcgtcaaggtcaatggcgctgtccttcatgattgtcctccatgtagcaactattacaactactttgaaatactactcaacatgaaatttaaagacaacaataaggctcctgccggttgccacaatacaataatgatcatctcatacatattcatcatcacattatggccatatcacatcaccaaaccctgcaaaaacaagttagacgtctctaatttggtttgcatattttacgtggtttagggttttcgagagagatctaatctacctacgaacatgaaccacaacgttgatactaatattGTCAATAGAAgactaaattgaatctttactaagtaggagagacagacacccgcaaagcctcttatgcaatacaagttgcatgtcgaacgaggaacaagtctcatgaacgcggtcatgtaaagttagtccgagccgcttcatcccactatgccataaagatgcaaagaactaaactaaagataacaagagcatcaacgcccacaaaaccattgtgttctactcgtgcaaccatctatgcatagacatggctctgataccactgtaggataacgttgcatagaaaacaaaaatttcctaccgcgaacacgcaatccaagccaagatgcaatctagaagacggtagcaacgaggggtttatcgagtctcacccttgaagagattccaaagcctacaagatgaggctcttgttgctgcggtagacgttcacttgccgcttgcaaaagcgcgtagaagatcttgatcaccggcgccacgaacgggcagcacctccgtactcggtcacacgttcggttgttgatgaagacgacgtccacctcccgttccagcgggcagcggaagtagtagctcctcttgaatccgacaagcacgacggcgtggtgtcggtggcggtggagaactccggcggagcttcgctaaagcacgcgggagctatggaggagagggggcggctagggtttgggagggggtggccggccacttggggggtgcggccagcttgtggtcttagggtggccggccccctccccttggcccctcattatataggtggaagccccaagtgttggactacaagtctccgaataagacccaaaccaaaaaccttccatgtgataggaaacctacccaaggtgggaatcccacttggggtgggattcccaccttccatgtagggggtggccggcccccataggggagtccacttgggactcctcccctctagggttggccggccatggaggtggagtccctccggactccaccttccttggtggtttcttccggacttttctagaaccttctagaaccttccatagaaccttccgaatcattttaaatcacataaaatgacatcctatatatgaatcttattctccggaccattccggaactcctcgtgatgtccgggatctcatccgggactccgaacaaatattcgaactccattccatattcaagttctaccatttcaacatccaactttaagtgtgtcaccctacggttcgcgaactatgcggacatggttgagtactcactccgaccaataactaatagcgggatccggagatccataatagctcccacatattcaacgatgactttagtgatcgaatgaaccatacacatacgataccaattccctttgtcacgcgatattttacttgtccgaggtttgatcatcggtatcactctataccttgttcaacctcgtctcccgacaagtactctttactcgtaccgtggtatgtggtctcttatgaacttattcatatgcttgcaagacattagacgacattccaccgagagggcccagagtatatctatccgtcatcgggatggacaaatcccactcgttgatccatatgcctcaactcatactttccggatacttaatcccacctttataaccacccatttacgcgagtggcatttggtgtaatcaaagtacctttccggtataagtgatttacatgatctcatggtcataaggactaggtaactatgtatcgaaagcttatagcaaataacttaatgacgagatcttatgctacgcttaattgggtgtgtccattacatcattcatacaatgatataaccttgttattaataacatccaatgttcatgattatgaaactaatcatccattaatcaacaagctagttaagaggcatactagggactctttgttgtttacattcacacatgtatcaatgtttcggttaatgcaattatagcatggtatataaacatttatcataaacataaagatagataataaccacttttattattgcctcttgggcatatctccaacacaccgGTGTTCTTCACCTGCTGGTGGCGGACAGGTGCAAAAACATAGGCTTTTCCTGAAGGTTGGTGGTGAAGCTACCGCGAAACCATTGCACGGTCATGTGCTGGCAACGGCGACGCTTGTGAGCGCCGCTTCCCTTCCTGGAGGCGTTGTTGTGAAGCTTCCTCCCTTTAAACTCTGGAAGTTCATCTTCTCACTAGCGCAGTTAGGTAGTTCCTCGGTGGTTGGTGGTCTTCATTGAGCCATTCCGGTCTAATGCATTTCTGTGGAGCGGTGTCTTGGTGCTGGACGGGGCCAGTGAAGTCTCCGGTGTTTAGTTGCAGTCTCGGGCGCCATGTTGGAACTTGTAGTTCGTTCTGCATGTTCTCTTCTTTTTTAGGCTTTAGCTCTGCACTGTGCTTGTATCTCTAGCTGGTATCCCAGCCTTTTTTCTATTGTTGTAATTGTTCAACTTCTGatcggttgatggctttgttaattcaaagtaggGCTCACTGATCGGTGATATGTCTATAGTgagtactacctccattccaaggcttaaggcctatattttttcacaaagttaaactatgttaagtttaactaagtttttatcaaaaatcattaacatgaaaagtacaaaatcaatatgattaggtagataataaaatatatttttatatggtacctacaaaatattatatttattcataaatttttctaaaagtttggtcaaactttacttcgtttgactttctggaaaaaaaaaataggccttaagccttgggatggaggtagtagtatataTACGGCCGGAAGGCAAATACGAATGATGTGGTTCATTCGTGCTAATTTATAAACTTTACATGTACTAGTGTTCAACGCTTTTAAAACGTTTATCACACAAATATTTCTGGATGGATGAGCATCTCACATTGGTGGTCCATGCTGATTTACATTCCATCAGTGTGTACCAAGATTTTGCATTGATATACAAGAGAATGAGCTTCCAACTGAAACTTGCATTCCACCATATTACACATGTTAATGGTTATCACGTTAATCGTGCAGGTGTGAGGTGGAAGCAGACTACATTGGCATGTTTCTACTTGTGGCCTCTGATTTCGATCCACATGTAGCCCCTCGGGCTCTTGGGAAGCTTGCAAAGATAGAAAGAAAAACATGTTCGACGAGAAGCTCTATTTCCTCGCACTCTCTACTCATCCATCCCCAAAGGGAAGACCACACAGTTTTTGTCACGACCTAATGTCATGGAGGAGGCGATGAAACTAGCGTGGACACGTGGGCACAGGTTCTAACAAGGCTTAGTTCCTCGATCTTAATGCCatctccagcggtccgacgcaaacggacgcaaaaTGACCATTTACGTCAGCGCGGTTGAAATATGTGTTTGTACCCATCTCTAGCGGCTCGATGCATAGTGACCGCGATGTCCGCGCAGATGCAAACTTGACCCAAATATGCGGTAGGAATGCGTCTGCGCCGACGCGTCCGCGCGTCCATTTTGGTCTGGcttgcccctctctcctcctttaatgCAGGGTAGTCCCATGTGCTGGCCAATGGTGGCTACATAAAAAACACCTTTAGTCTCTCACCTTCCTAGTTAAAGCATGGCAGGGCCCTTGCAGTCAAAAGACGCGTCTCTACCGCTGGGAAAAGGGCAGGCACATACAAATATGTGACCAATTTTTTGTGTACTTGTccgggccgctggagatgccctaagctctAGGTTTCTAAACTCTATTGTTGTTGATGCCTACATGGGATAGGTGAATGCATGAGATGTACTTGTAAGCATGCAATAAATAAGAGTACATTTACCAACAATTCCAGCGCTCACTCCACAAACAAGGAAAAAAGACAGATCGGTGCAACATGTTGCGGTAAGAAAAAACGCTTGGATAATAGCAACGCTAAACTAGAGAGCCTATTGTCAACAACTCGTTGCATAGCTAGGCACAAGTAAAAGTGTGCAGTGAAGGACGTGTAAGGGCTATACTGCTCATACTAGTGCCCTGAGCTTAATCTGTGCACCGTGCATAGGACGTAATATTTTCTTGTTGTGCGGTGCATGAGTATACGTTGGCGCTAGCTCAAACTCAAAGTGTTGAAGGATCATGCACACTGCCATCTTAGCCTCAAACAGCACGAAATtctgaccaatgcagatccgtggCCCCCAACCAAATGGGAGGAAGGCACTTGGATCGTTGGATGCCTTGGAGATCCCCTCAGAAAACCTATCCGGCCTAAACTCGTGCACGTCGGCTCCCCAGATGTTTGGATCATGGTGAATGAGAAGCAATGGCATCTCGATGACCACTCCAGCGGGGTACGTGATGCCCCCGAGTTCCGTCTCATTGTATGTTTTCCGGTGGAATGCGATCGCAGGTGGGTACAAACGGAGGACCTCATAAAGAATCATAGTTACCTGCATCGTAGATTGGTAAAAACTTTTAATACCTGTGCTTGCATAAAAAAACATGTAATCTCAATATGCACTCACGGTTCTGAGTCTGCTAAAGCCGGCGTACTCAGGTCGGTTCTTCCCGAATAGGCCAAGGACCTCCTCCCTTGCACGGTCCTGCCACTCGGGGTGCATACTCAGTAGGATCATTGTCCATGCGAGCAGTGTTGGTGGCGTCTCTGTCGATGCTAAATAGCACATCTTGCATTCTTCCATCACATCTTCAATGGTCATTCCTGCGGCGGATCGTCCGTTGCCATCGGTTTTCCCCATGTTTGGCTCGAGCATTAAGCTGAGCAAATCACATTCGGTGCTCTCCCCTTCTTGCATAGCTTGCATTTTCTTTGCAATTATACCTTCTAGGACAGATTCGATCTCGTTATTAATTTCACGCATCCTTCTGTTGTTTTTCGTAGGCAAGGACCTGCAAATTATTTCCGGATGAATCAGCTATGCTAACTGCATACCCGCTCTACGCCAAGGTATGGTGCGTATTATTTTTTGGTCAAAGTGAAACTTGTTAAGTTTTGACCAAGTACATAGAAAAAATGAACATTCACAACAGAAAGTCTATATTATTAGAAGCAACCACCATAAAATGTACTTTCACATATATACTATCCATTGGGAAAAAAAGTTGAATAATTAATAACGATTGTAGAGATAAATAAACACAGCTCGAGGAAAAAGGGCAGCTAAATGCTAACGTAGTTGAACCGGTATTATATACAGTAGTATATTTTTAGCTGGTGGTGACAACTTACATGTAGCCCGGAATGAAGATCATCTTGCCGCTGGCCTTGATGCGGTCAACTTGCTCGGACTGCAGCGTCAATATCCTTCTCCCTTCAAGGTAGCTGCTGCCGAATGCAGTGCGCGAGATGGTGTCCGCGGCGAGGATCAGGAACTCCGGGCAGACGTCGACCTCGCACCAGCCCTCCAAATTACTAGCAAGGGATTCAATCCATCTGGTCACGAGCTCTTGGCAGGAGGAAGAGAACGCCGGCAGCATGAGCTGGAAATTCAACCTCTCAGTGAACAATCTACATAGACATAACATAACGAGTGTAGCAAAGCCAACTCATGAAAGAAACGGTACACTTACTTTGAGCTTCTCGAGATGGAATGCCCGGCCGAGGATCTTCCGGTGCTTGACCCACTTCTCCCCCTCGTGCCTCGGGAGGCCGTTGGTGAGAAGCCTGGACAGCACCCGGGTCCGTGGGAGCTTCTCGAAATGGCCGGACTTGCCAAACATCACCTCCCTGGTGAGCCGAGCATCCACGATGGTCACCGTTGGCACGGGGCCGTTCCAGGAGACGCACTCCTGGACTGCGCCGTGGAGAAGAGGCACGACGTAGGGAACAATGTCATGGCAGCCTAGTGGCATTGGTGACTGTTGGTTTTTCACAGGGGCGTCGCTGGTGAAGGGGCGGTATGGTCTCCCAGGGAGGCCCTGGGCAAGCAGCGCCCTCTCGAGCCGCCGTGGCCGCAGCCACATCCGGTCCAGGAGCATGGCAGCTTGCCATAGGAGAgtgaatatgaggaagctccatgGCAGCATGGCTGGGCTCATGGTGGCAGCAACTGCAACAATGTCTTTGTGCCCAATTACATCGAGGAGTGAGGTTAAATACTAGGAATGGGATCCCACACCGGTCAAACTATGGGCGCTCATCATCCCATCCACCATGTTACTTATTTTTGGCGTGTTCTTGAACAAGTTGGATTGGGATATTGCGAGGGTGCATACGGAGCATACATAATGATTATTTTTCAGATTAACATGTGTTTACAGAGCAGTACTAAGATGCTAATGTGTTTACAAAGCATTACTAAGATGCTAATCCGTTCTTACAACTCATGGCTGAAAGGGAAGACACCAAAGATTGGCCTTCATCATCCAGGTATCTTTTCCACGTCACCTTCATATGCTCGCTGACGATGAAGTTCCCATTCATGAAGTATTCAAGTTTACGTCGACAATTGCAGCGCACAAACTACATTCCAAGATTGTTATTCAGACCACCTACAAATAACATAAATTTTGCATCTTAGGAATTGGTACTATATATATAGATAGCTTGAACGAGAACCATTTCAACTATAAACTACAAGTTGCTGAACAAAAAGCAGGTCAGTTCATATCTCGTATTTCGATGCACTTCTGTTTAGACTTGTTGAGCACTAGGATCTATCACCAGATCCTTGAATAACCATAGCATAAATTAGAAACTCGTCCACCTTTGAGACCCTCACTTACCATCGTATTGAAAAAAGGGGCAAAATCATCAAATGTGCGTATCTAAAATTTAACACCTTAGAAACTAAACTACACGAACATGCAACAATATAATTTGGAGAACTGACCAAGAATGAGAAAGAGCACGTGTTATGCGTTGTAGTAACACATGATTTGtgattgaagaaaataggaatCCTTGTATTTTCTGCCACTCCCAACGTGAACACCATTTTTTATCCAATCTTCTCTATGGATCCAAGCATCGCGACTGATATCAAGCACGCCCAAAATCTGTCAGAACATAGGGTACGATTTAAGGATTTGAAAACAATTTAAGGATTTGAAATATAGGAGCGCAAGAAAGGGTAGATATAAAGGAAGGAGCAAGATACATCACTCATTTGCAAGCCTGCACAATTAACATTAAGAACCACTAACATGAAGTATTCAAATGCCGATTAAGTTATTAGAAGATACAACctctgttccataattcttgtcgtggaATGATGTTAGCGGAATTATGAAACGGAGGAATAATATTATTAAAAACAATATCCTACTCACATTTCCACGAACATTGGGATGATGCTAGAAACCATTTACACTTGACATGCAAATGCAAGATAGCAATACTATATGGCATAGCAGCCTAATTCCAATGTTCTCATTTCCCTGTTGGTTTTTCTATTTTCCCCTAAAGACATGTGTAGTCCAGTTACATTGTCTCGTTCGGACACTGATGGCTACATCACATAGCGTCTATGCGAAAGTGAACCCACCACTGCCTATATTACTTAGTTCTTACTTTGGCTCGTGATGATGGCTTGTTTCCTATAATGATGAGGGGGCAATTATTTATCAGCTAACAATGGATacgctccctccgttccaaaataaatGTGTCTAAATACAGATGTATCTACATGCATTTGGAAGGGAGGTAGTAGTTTATAAGGATACCAGTATGTATCTGCAGTCCTTGAGATAAATTTACTTGATGACAATTACTGGCTTATCAATAGCGAGCAATAAGAAATACATGTTCCTACTACATAATGTGTCACACAAGATATTAAGCCAGATTGAAAACAGATGCTACTTACCACGCCACCTTTCCATGGAATAAATAATGGATTTCTCCCTGACTGTAACACCTACGAGTGTAAGATGAGAGGTTAAAACCAAGAAAAATAATCGTTGAATCTAAGTTACAGACTTGCTGCAACACTGAATGTAAAACTGAGGCATAAACCTCACGTATTCCATCTAGGCATGATATTTTGAAGGAGTTTGTATTCCAATTTATAAAATTTACAGATTCAAGTCCTTGAAGGAAGACATACCACAACTCTCTCCACTGGTTGATTTGATGGAATAGTATTAAGAACCCTGATCAGAAAGAAAAAGTCAGATCAATAAATATACTGTTGATTTCAAGGACATTATGTTGATCAAATTTCAAGCGATGTGGTAttttccccagaaaacatggccaTGTTAGTTAGCAATAGTTGTTGCAGCAGCACCGTGAAGTTCATTTTACAAAAGATGATCTTTCAACAAACACCGGTTGATAGTTTATAAGAAACTAGCAAATACAAAGGATCAGAACAGttgtttggcacacttgtgcactaGCTACATAGGATGGCACGTTTCTATTCCTTCAAACAATTATTCCAGTAGTCTTCCATTAAACAATGTCGGAACAAGGTAACGACTAACCTTTGCTCAAGAACTGGTGCAAGGCCTGCTGTTAAAGCTACGCCACCAACCTGTAAAGCAAATTACCACTGCTCTCAACTATTCCATTATTGCATCACAGAGCAGTATTGAAATGAAAAACAACACTGATACTTTACCAGCTGAATACTACAAAATAGCTTCCGTTGGAGGTCAACACGTCCTATGGCAAGATGTTGTTAGAAAAAACCCTTCCTGAGTAAGCAAGATACTAAGATAGACACTACCTGTTGAAAGAATACTGCTGACAATCGCTTCTACGAGGCCAATATTATCAAATTTCTTTAATCTAGTGGGAAGCATTTGATAATTGTCCCACGCACCAAGTCCACCATTCCCAGAAACACCGTCATTTGTTTGCCAAGTATCTTCCAGCATGTCATCACAATCTTGGAACCTGTAAACATACACATATCTTGTCTGAAGCAATCATAATATAAGAAGGCACAGTCGCCAGTGATAAAAGTCTCAccaaggccgaggaggaggagggtacTCTTCTGGAATGAGAAGCCGAGGATAAAGAAGACCCATAGGAGGAACCTATTTTATCACAACAATATTGAATTCGTAGATACATCAATTTATTAGAAAAATGTAGAATTACTTTCCAACTACAACTCATCCACCACTACTAGAGTTTACACATTGAGAGAGGGGCAGGATGAGCCTTGCATGGCTTTCTTTTCCCTCTGCCCACAACAGATAAATGGAGAAGATGCACATTAGAAAAACTTACACTGAGAGCTGACAACCTTGTCTTCTGCTGCCCAACAGATTTTTCATGCTCATATGAATGAACATGAGCAACAGCATCGAAACTCCCACTCTGGAAAAAAAATGGACCACAATAAGTTTAACAGAAGAATTCTACCTCAACTAAAATAATATCATTCGAGTGTAAGAATAAAAAATTGAAGTTCTGGTCTAGAGGCACTCATGCAACTGGGGTCATGGCTTCGAGCATCTGTCCCTCACTGAAAAGACACAGTTCTTACTGTGTATACTAGTTttgtccattttattcaaacaattcCCAGTGACAGTGTGGTGGTGCATACTATGTAAATGTATGAAGTCTACGTTTACAATGAATTTGTATCTGTACTCAAGAAAATGATAGATGTACTCAAGAAAATGAATGTATTTCATGACGTCATAGCTAATACATAGATGCTTGTATTTCATGACTAAGAGGTGAACATACAACATAATATGAGTCTGGACTGAAGAAAGATGTACAGATAAAGAATGAAAGGGAAAGGTCTGACAATGTTAAGGTAACAAAACTAATAATAATGATCAACACGAGCAGCACTTAAGCAAATAGGATAGCTCCACACCAGATATCTGTCTTCCTAGAGGATTCAGCGACTTGCATATACAGTAGTAATAAGAGATATGCGGCCCTATGTCATCAGCAAATTATAACCCCATGCTATCAAGTCATCTTAGATTATTCATTCTGCCTAAGCCCCATGTCTAAATGTTTCCCCAAGGTCGGTTTACTATGCTTCGAGAAAATAGGACAGAGCTCACACACTGAAGCACAAGCAGACTGTCCAACAATGAATTCCTTTACACACATGAGCTTTCAATATTTAGTAAAGATTATAATAATCACTTACCCTTATTTGGCTATATGCCTCTTTTATCTTGTTGAGCATTAACATATCCATGGGCCTCTTCATGGGTTCAGTTTTAAAGCTTGGCCATGTGCGATGACGATGTTGAACCCAAAGTAGGCATCTGGATATGTCctacaaaataaaaggaaaagccTGTACTTGGTAAGTTTGGCAAAAAAGAAGTGCAGTACATTATGAAATAATGGTGCACAACACAAGCAATTGACGTTCAAAAGCCATAAAAGCAACTCATGCAGTTATATAAAGATCCTCTGTATATAGATCATCTGATAACAGACGGCAGCAATCATGTTAACTAGCTCAGGTGCCATCACAATGAATGATATTTACACAAATGTACTATTGTAGTCATCTTTTGACAGATCATGTCATCACAAAGGCCAAAAAAATCAACGAAAATACTGTCGCTGTAATGGTTGAGAGATTTATTATGTTAAAGCCAAAAAC contains the following coding sequences:
- the LOC124652861 gene encoding cytochrome P450 72A15-like, with protein sequence MSPAMLPWSFLIFTLLWQAAMLLDRMWLRPRRLERALLAQGLPGRPYRPFTSDAPVKNQQSPMPLGCHDIVPYVVPLLHGAVQECVSWNGPVPTVTIVDARLTREVMFGKSGHFEKLPRTRVLSRLLTNGLPRHEGEKWVKHRKILGRAFHLEKLKLMLPAFSSSCQELVTRWIESLASNLEGWCEVDVCPEFLILAADTISRTAFGSSYLEGRRILTLQSEQVDRIKASGKMIFIPGYMSLPTKNNRRMREINNEIESVLEGIIAKKMQAMQEGESTECDLLSLMLEPNMGKTDGNGRSAAGMTIEDVMEECKMCYLASTETPPTLLAWTMILLSMHPEWQDRAREEVLGLFGKNRPEYAGFSRLRTVTMILYEVLRLYPPAIAFHRKTYNETELGGITYPAGVVIEMPLLLIHHDPNIWGADVHEFRPDRFSEGISKASNDPSAFLPFGWGPRICIGQNFVLFEAKMAVCMILQHFEFELAPTYTHAPHNKKILRPMHGAQIKLRALV
- the LOC124682623 gene encoding actin-related protein 9-like; translation: MLIEKLHINPKDRNLYSVILVLAETFDNREIKEMLSIVLGDLGFSTAVVHQEALAAAFGNGLSTTCVVNIGAQVTQVVCVEDGVALPHTALALPYGGDDISRCLLWVQHRHRTWPSFKTEPMKRPMDMLMLNKIKEAYSQIRSGSFDAVAHVHSYEHEKSVGQQKTRLSALSVPPMGLLYPRLLIPEEYPPPPRPWFQDCDDMLEDTWQTNDGVSGNGGLGAWDNYQMLPTRLKKFDNIGLVEAIVSSILSTGRVDLQRKLFCSIQLVGGVALTAGLAPVLEQRVLNTIPSNQPVERVVVLQSGRNPLFIPWKGGVILGVLDISRDAWIHREDWIKNGVHVGSGRKYKDSYFLQSQIMCYYNA